The Pieris brassicae chromosome 6, ilPieBrab1.1, whole genome shotgun sequence genome window below encodes:
- the LOC123711257 gene encoding alanine--glyoxylate aminotransferase 2-like — MAYLQSKPKSETIELREKYIGGACQLFFRSTPLKIVRGIAQFMYDETGERYLDCINNVAHVGHCHPHVVEAGRNQMSLISTNNRYLHDDIVILAERLVKTMPGSLSVCFFVNSGSEANDLALRLARVHTKKKDVITLDHAYHGHLTSMIDVSPYKLNLPGGPEKPEWVHVAPVPDVYRGKYTYPNDSKSEEELGKLYADEVGKICKLATDKNGGVCAFIAESLQSCGGQIFPPDGYLKRAFEYVREAGGVCIADEVQVGFGRVGTHMWAFETQDVIPDIVTMGKPMGNGHPVAAVITTPEIAKSFADTGVEYFNTYGGNPVSCAIANAVLDVIEEENLLERARRVGDHLLARCEALKHKHLLVGDVRGRGLFVGVELVTDRDARTPATAEAKHVVNRMREEKILISRDGPDANVLKFKPPMVFSTQDADRLVDTLDRVLSELDDQWRTPITNIKLEVLVTPISDQVESSDTSMKSSFKQSVKAM, encoded by the exons ATGGCCTATTTGCAATCGAAACCAAAGTCTGAAACAATTGAGCTTcgagaaaaatatattgg CGGCGCCTGCCAGTTGTTTTTCCGTTCGACGCCGTTGAAAATTGTCAGAGGGATTGCCCAGTTCATGTATGATGAAACGGGCGAGAGGTACCTCGACTGCATCAATAATGTCGCACACG TGGGACACTGTCATCCTCACGTCGTTGAAGCGGGAAGAAATCAAATGTCATTGATTTCCACAAACAATAGATATCTTCATGATGACATTGTAATTTTAGCCGAGAGACTTGTAAAGACAATGCCCGGTTCACTATCTGTTTGTTTCTTCGTCAACTCGGGATCTGAAGCTAACGATTTAGCCTTACGCCTGGCTAGAGTCCACACTAAGAAGAAAGATGTTATTACACTTGACCA CGCGTATCATGGACACCTTACTTCTATGATTGATGTGTCACCTTACAAACTGAACCTACCAGGAGGGCCCGAGAAGCCAGAGTGGGTTCATGTG GCTCCAGTCCCCGACGTATATAGAGGAAAATACACATATCCGAACGACTCTAAGTCCGAAGAAGAGTTGGGGAAATTGTATGCGGATGAAGTAGGAAAAATCTGCAAACTCGCAACTGATAAGAATGGTGGTGTTTGCGCTTTTATCGCCGAGAGCCTGCAAAGCTGTGGAGGACAAATATTTCCTCCCGATGGCTATTTAAAACGCGCCTTCGA GTATGTTCGGGAAGCAGGTGGCGTTTGCATCGCTGATGAAGTGCAGGTCGGATTTGGACGCGTGGGAACTCACATGTGGGCGTTCGAGACCCAAGACGTGATTCCTGATATAGTGACTATGGGTAAACCTATGGGTAATGGACACCCAGTCGCTGCAGTTATTACAACACCTGAGATCGCTAAGAGTTTCGCTGATACCGGagtcgaatattttaatacg TATGGCGGTAACCCAGTATCCTGTGCAATTGCAAACGCGGTATTAGATGTGATAGAAGAAGAGAACTTATTGGAACGAGCAAGACGTGTCGGTGACCATCTTTTGGCCAGATGCGAAGCTTTAAAGCATAAGCACCTCTTAGTCGGAGACGTGCGAGGAAGGGGACTGTTTGTTGGGGTAGAACTTGTCACGGACAGGGATGCAAGAACACCGGCGACGGCTGAAGCGAAACATGTTGTTAATAG aatgcGCGAAGAGAAGATACTTATAAGCAGAGATGGACCTGACGCGAACGTATTGAAGTTCAAACCACCCATGGTGTTTTCCACTCAAGATGCAGACAGATTAGTTGACACCCTCGACAGGGTGCTGTCAGAACTGGATGACCAATGGAGAACGCCTATCACCAATATTAAACTTGAG